ATCCCAGACTATCTTGCCCTCATAGCCGGTGAGCGATGCAATCTGGGCGGCGATCTGGCGGATCGAGGTCTCGCTTCCCGTGCCGATATTGACCGGCTCGGCACCGTCATATAGACGGGTGGCCAGTACGATGGCCCGGGCGGCCTCCTCCACGTACAGGAACTCGCGGGTCGGTGAACCGTCCCCCCACAGCACCAGCTCGTTCTGACCGGTTTCTTTGGCCTCGATACACTTGCGGATGATCGCCGGGATAACGTGCGAGGTCTGGGGGTCGAAATTGTCCCCCGGCCCGTAGAGATTACAGGGCAGCAGGAAAATGCTGTTCAGGCCGTATTGCTGACGGTAGGCCTGGGCCTGCACGAGCAGCATTTTCTTGGCCAGACCGTAGGGGGCGTTGGTTTCCTCCGGGTAACCGCTCCAGAGGTCATCCTCCCGGAACGGCACGGGCGTGAACTTGGGGTAGGCGCAGACCGTGCCCACTGCCACGAATTTCTGCACGTCGTTGCGGCGCGCGTGCTCGAACAGGTGAACACCCATGAGCACGTTGTCGTAGAAAAATGTCCCGGGACGGGCTCGGTTGGCCCCGATGCCTCCCACTACCGCGGCCAGGTGGATCACCACCTCCGGCCGCAGGTCGGCGAACACTCTTTCCACGGCCTTTTCATCCCGCAGGTCGTACTCGGCTGAACGCGGCGCGAAAACCTGCCGTGCCCCCTCCGCGGCCAGCTGCCCGAGCAGATAACGCCCCAGG
This region of bacterium genomic DNA includes:
- a CDS encoding GDP-L-fucose synthase, whose product is MAIQSEWSESFPEKRILVTGGSGFLGRYLLGQLAAEGARQVFAPRSAEYDLRDEKAVERVFADLRPEVVIHLAAVVGGIGANRARPGTFFYDNVLMGVHLFEHARRNDVQKFVAVGTVCAYPKFTPVPFREDDLWSGYPEETNAPYGLAKKMLLVQAQAYRQQYGLNSIFLLPCNLYGPGDNFDPQTSHVIPAIIRKCIEAKETGQNELVLWGDGSPTREFLYVEEAARAIVLATRLYDGAEPVNIGTGSETSIRQIAAQIASLTGYEGKIVWDSRMPGGQPRRCLDVSRARKYFGFESSYPLREGIEKTVEWYLARRNCPPERPLA